Proteins found in one Oscillatoria nigro-viridis PCC 7112 genomic segment:
- a CDS encoding four helix bundle protein → MNRKPIQSHRDLEVYQLALDVAMQIFELSKKFPIEERYSLTDQIRRSSRSVCANLSEAWRKRRYEGAFVSKLSDSEAEAAESQTWIEFAVKCNYLDVQVGRELYQHYNQILGTLVNMINHPSMWLLPVAKNHTKSR, encoded by the coding sequence ATGAACAGAAAACCAATTCAATCCCACCGAGATTTAGAAGTGTATCAACTTGCATTAGATGTGGCTATGCAGATTTTTGAACTCTCTAAAAAGTTTCCTATTGAGGAACGATATTCATTGACAGATCAAATTCGTCGGTCTTCGCGTTCTGTTTGTGCCAATTTGTCTGAGGCATGGCGTAAACGGCGTTATGAAGGAGCTTTTGTATCCAAATTAAGTGATTCTGAAGCTGAAGCTGCTGAAAGTCAAACTTGGATTGAATTTGCTGTTAAATGCAATTACTTGGATGTTCAGGTTGGTAGAGAGCTGTATCAACATTACAATCAAATACTGGGTACACTGGTCAATATGATTAATCACCCTTCTATGTGGCTTCTTCCAGTGGCAAAAAACCATACTAAGAGTCGGTGA